One Chiloscyllium plagiosum isolate BGI_BamShark_2017 unplaced genomic scaffold, ASM401019v2 scaf_87309, whole genome shotgun sequence DNA segment encodes these proteins:
- the LOC122545531 gene encoding zinc finger protein 239-like: MEKPWKCGECGNGFPSPSVLEIHWRLHTEQRLFTCTQLHHLLAHQRVHTSKNPFICPVCGQGFTQSHHLLPHQRMHTREKPFSCSVCGKGYTQSYHLLLSFRVHTEEKPFTCPTWSNNFCDSSTLRKHQRIHTKERPFTCPVCGKGFTQSCNLWRHQQLH, from the coding sequence atggagaaaccgtggaaatgtggggagtgtgggaatggtTTCCCTTCGCCATCTGTGCTGGAGATTCATTGGCGTTTGCACACCGAGCAGCGGCTGTTCACGTGCACTCAGTTACACCACCTCCTGGCCCACCAGAGGGTCCACACCAGCAAGAACCCGTTCATCTGCCCCGTGTGTGGGCAGGGCTTCACTCAGTCTCACCACCTGCTGCCGCACCAGCGGATGCACACCAGGGAGAAACCGTTTTCCTGCTCCGTGTGCGGGAAGGGCTACACCCAGTCGTATCACCTGCTGCTCAGCTTCCGCGTCCACACTGAGGAGAAGCCGTTCACCTGTCCCACGTGGAGCAATAACTTCTGTGATTCCTCCACCCTGCGCAAACACCAGCGCATCCACACCAAGGAGCGGCCGTTCACCTGTCCAGTatgtgggaagggcttcacccaGTCGTGCAACTTGTGGAGACACCAGCAACTTCACAA